In a genomic window of Oncorhynchus kisutch isolate 150728-3 linkage group LG9, Okis_V2, whole genome shotgun sequence:
- the fga gene encoding fibrinogen alpha chain isoform X1, whose product MKLLHFFCVFLTVLASTWAEDVATVLSPRGARPVEHGYKADKCATEKNWPFCSDDDWGPKCPSGCRIQGLLDKADHSLLKKIEKIRQLLDQNRAKHRSADQASKQTYDYLKEKLTSNAGNDNSFYDLAERLRQRIVDIKIKIERQLRILNALKTSIKDQVIEMQRLEVDIDIKLRSCKGSCKGYAEFSIDQASYVALDKQMYQLESQSVQSVETVSTLYVMKSRPLKDVVVDSKYKSGPAEEQKEVFFPEVKTVKLTLETQGSSASSAATASQVPGTHFQPSTSGSSSSSGLSTGLGTKDGPRKTITELGGGGGTRGDGVGDFSKGMGGLGSLGGGAFATTGHLTTQTSSCTKTTKRTIVHTKDGPVERIEEVSGGLGCEALKLGGGGGGGMGEFFPSLTSSSSSSSSSSSSFTKTTSHGGTKGGSSILTSTKTGGTGGDFGGDPFGMDLGAFMRGNDEDDIPDFHARSVKTSARSERQADYVGKDCSDIQRNHLTGEKSGLYKINPSASSSPSTPNGVVEVYCDQEGFLGGWTLVQQRAHGGVSFNRSWADYQEGFGGVDGQGKGEVWLGLKHLHLLTREDSMLRVELEDWEGGEAIAEYTVKVGSEAEGYQLTVAEYSGDAGDALVKGESSLGSQGSLGLRSFLSHEGMKFSTFDKDNDQWEESCAEMYGGGWWYNNCQRANLNGVYYKGGKYDPGSNVPYEIENGVVWLTYKPADYSLKTTRMKIRPLAMA is encoded by the exons atgaagctaCTACATTTCTTCTGTGTCTTCCTGACTGTCCTTGCCTCCACTTGG gctgagGACGTAGCGACCGTATTGAGCCCTCGTGGAGCCAGGCCAGTAGAACATGGTTACAAGGCTGATAAATGTGCCACAGAGAAGAACTGGCCTTTTTGCTCAGATGATGACTGG ggTCCTAAGTGCCCGTCAGGTTGTCGTATCCAGGGTCTGTTAGACAAGGCAGACCATTCCCTGCTGAAGAAGATAGAGAAGATTAGGCAGCTCCTTGACCAGAACAGAGCCAAACACCGCTCTGCCGACCAGGCATCCAAACAGACCTATGACTACCTCAAGGAGAAACTCACCTCCAACGCAG GTAATGACAACAGCTTCTATGACCTGGCTGAACGCCTCCGTCAGAGGATCGTCGACATCAAGATCAAGATAGAGCGTCAGCTGAGGATCCTCAACGCTCTGAAGACCAGCATCAAAGACCAGGTTATAGAGATGCAGAGACTGGAG GTGGACATTGACATCAAGCTACGCTCCTGTAAGGGGTCTTGTAAGGGCTACGCTGAGTTCTCCATTGATCAAGCATCCTACGTGGCTCTGGACAAGCAGATGTACCAGCTGGAATCCCAGAGCGTTCAGTCTGTGGAGACCGTCAGCACGCTGTACGTCATGAAGAGCCGACCGCTTAAAGACGTCGTGGTGGACAG caAGTACAAGTCCGGCCCGGCTGAGGAACAGAAGGAGGTTTTCTTCCCGGAGGTGAAGACCGTGAAGCTGACCTTGGAGACCCAGGGGTCCAGCGCTTCATCTGCCGCCACTGCCAGCCAGGTCCCGGGTACGCACTTCCAGCCTTCGACTTCAGGCTCTTCATCGTCATCGGGTTTGTCAACGGGGTTGGGGACGAAGGACGGGCCGAGGAAAACGATCACGGAGCTGGGTGGTGGAGGGGGGACAAGGGGGGATGGAGTTGGGGATTTCTCTAAAGGGATGGGTGGGCTGGGAAGTCTCGGAGGCGGAGCTTTCGCCACTACTGGTCACCTGACCACTCAGACGTCGAGCTGTACCAAGACGACGAAAAGGACGATAGTACATACGAAGGATGGGCCAGTGGAGCGCATCGAGGAAGTATCGGGCGGACTCGGCTGTGAGGCGCTGAAGCTCggtggcggaggaggaggagggatgggcgAATTCTTCccatccctcacctcctcctcttcctcatcctcctcttcctcctcctcgttcACCAAAACCACGAGTCACGGCGGCACCAAGGGAGGCAGTAGCATTCTCACCAGCACCAAGACCGGTGGCACCGGTGGCGATTTCGGAGGTGATCCATTCGGAATGGATCTCGGGGCGTTCATGCGCGGGAATGACGAAGACGACATCCCAGATTTCCACGCCCGCAGCGTGAAGACTAGCGCCCGGAGTGAGCGGCAGGCGGATTATGTGGGAAAAG ATTGTTCTGACATCCAACGGAACCATCTCACAGGGGAAAAGAGCGGCCTGTACAAAATTAACCCCTCTGCCTCCAGCTCCCCCTCCACTCCGAACGGGGTAGTGGAGGTTTACTGTGACCAGGAAGGTTTTCTAGGAGGGTGGACCCTGGTCCAACAGAGAGCTCATGGGGGGGTTAGCTTCAACCGCTCCTGGGCAGACTACCAGGAGGGGTTCGGAGGAGTGGACGGTCAGGGTAAAGGGGAGGTATGGCTAGGGTTAAAACACCTCCATCTTCTGACCCGGGAGGATAGCATGTTGAGGGTAGAGCTAGAagactgggagggaggggaggcgaTAGCCGAGTACACAGTGAAAGTGGGGTCCGAGGCTGAGGGGTATCAGTTGACCGTGGCAGAGTATTCAGGTGATGCAGGGGATGCTTTAGTCAAGGGAGAGTCTAGTTTAGGGAGTCAGGGGTCGCTCGGCTTGAGGTCGTTCCTCTCCCACGAGGGGATGAAGTTTAGTACCTTCGATAAGGATAATGACCAATGGGAGGAGAGCTGTGCAGAGATGTACGGCGGTGGCTGGTGGTATAATAACTGTCAGAGGGCTAACTTAAACGGAGTCTACTACAAAGGGGGGAAGTATGATCCTGGTAGCAACGTTCCATACGAGATAGAAAACGGAGTGGTGTGGCTGACATACAAACCAGCTGACTATAGTCTGAAGACCACCCGCATGAAGATACGACCGCTCGCTatggcctga